In Alosa sapidissima isolate fAloSap1 chromosome 4, fAloSap1.pri, whole genome shotgun sequence, the following are encoded in one genomic region:
- the fmoda gene encoding fibromodulin a translates to MRLAAVLLLLLGTLLGLAAPQHNDPFLWLGSLRSRGYPLGSLQADNTGGECPAECDCPPTFPVAMYCDNRGMKSVPFVPSRMKYVYLQHNQITAVPDDAFANATNLVWLMLHENHIASVGKKAFAKMASLDRLYLNHNNLSKVPANLPSSLRDLRLEHNNIAKVPPSAFAGMDNLTILLLNDNSIQDMGAALKGLSSLTLLDVSGNQLKKVPEGLPEMLHQLYLESNAIDSIPNNFLGHFTQLQYVRMAHNQLTDKGIPANVFNVSGLVELDLSFNKLERIPTVSTTLEHLYLQANQIKEFSLGSFCSVVDVMNFSKLKVLRLDGNEISLQDVPTESALCLRMAAEIAV, encoded by the exons ATGCGTctggctgctgtgctgctgctgctgctggggacCCTGCTGGGCCTGGCTGCCCCCCAGCACAATGACCCGTTCCTCTGGCTGGGCTCCCTGCGTAGCCGCGGCTACCCACTCGGGTCTCTCCAAGCCGACAACACGGGCGGCGAGTGCCCAGCCGAGTGCGACtgcccgcccaccttccccgtGGCCATGTACTGCGACAACCGCGGGATGAAGTCTGTGCCCTTCGTGCCGTCGCGCATGAAGTACGTGTACCTGCAGCACAACCAGATCACCGCCGTCCCCGACGACGCCTTCGCCAACGCCACCAACCTGGTGTGGCTGATGCTGCACGAGAACCACATCGCCTCCGTGGGCAAGAAGGCCTTTGCCAAGATGGCCAGCCTCGACCGCCTCTACCTGAACCACAACAACCTGAGCAAGGTGCCCGCCAACCTGCCAAGCTCTCTCCGAGACCTGCGCCTCGAACACAACAACATCGCCAAGGTGCCGCCCAGCGCCTTCGCAGGCATGGACAACCTCACCATCCTCCTGCTCAACGACAACTCCATCCAGGACATGGGGGCAGCCTTGAAGGGGCTGAGCTCTCTTACGCTGCTGGACGTCAGCGGCAACCAGCTCAAGAAGGTTCCAGAGGGCCTTCCGGAGATGCTGCACCAGCTCTACCTGGAGTCCAACGCCATCGACTCCATCCCCAACAACTTCCTGGGTCACTTCACCCAGCTGCAGTACGTGCGGATGGCGCACAACCAGCTGACCGACAAGGGCATCCCGGCCAACGTCTTCAACGTGAGCGGCCTGGTGGAGCTGGACCTGTCTTTTAACAAGCTGGAGCGCATCCCAACCGTCAGCACCACCCTGGAGCACCTGTACCTGCAGGCCAATCAGATCAAAG AGTTTTCGCTGGGGAGTTTCTGCAGTGTTGTGGACGTGATGAACTTTTCCAAGCTGAAGGTATTGCGTCTGGACGGGAACGAGATCAGCCTCCAAGATGTCCCAACAGAGTCTGCTCTCTGTCTGCGCATGGCTGCCGAAATTGCCGTGTAA